The Pontibacillus halophilus JSM 076056 = DSM 19796 genome includes a region encoding these proteins:
- a CDS encoding GDP-mannose 4,6-dehydratase: MKVLVTGGAGFIGSHTVETLLERDTDVAVLDNLSTGKKENLNLSYVQLYNADVNHLDSVRQVVSEFEPDYIIHLAAQVNVTVSIDHPIHDAQSNIIGTLNVLDAARVANVKKVVFASSAAVYGNPEQLPLDESHPVQPLSPYGLSKLTAEHYLDLYAQTYGVDYTILRYSNVYGPRQDALGEGGVAAIFNHLIKEQHPIEIHGDGEQSRDFIYVKDLAEANCLALTAATNNVLNISSNESTTVNELVEVFKKAHGNVEVIVQHTAERKGDIKHSILANQKAKQALQWQPEYSIHEGIQQLIHQS, translated from the coding sequence ATGAAAGTTTTAGTAACTGGCGGAGCCGGGTTTATCGGCTCTCATACTGTAGAAACACTCCTTGAACGAGATACTGATGTCGCGGTATTGGACAACTTATCCACCGGCAAGAAGGAGAACCTTAACTTATCTTACGTCCAACTCTACAACGCCGATGTCAATCATTTGGACAGCGTTCGTCAAGTTGTATCAGAATTTGAACCTGATTATATTATTCATCTTGCAGCACAAGTGAACGTGACGGTTTCTATCGATCACCCTATTCATGATGCACAGTCGAATATAATCGGCACGTTGAACGTACTAGACGCAGCAAGGGTAGCAAATGTGAAGAAAGTCGTATTTGCTTCATCTGCTGCTGTTTATGGCAATCCAGAACAACTCCCATTAGATGAAAGTCACCCTGTACAACCGTTATCTCCGTACGGCTTATCTAAGTTAACAGCGGAACACTATCTCGACTTGTATGCCCAAACGTATGGTGTTGATTACACCATACTACGTTATTCAAATGTATACGGCCCACGTCAAGATGCATTAGGTGAAGGCGGTGTAGCGGCAATCTTCAATCATTTGATTAAAGAACAACACCCAATTGAAATTCATGGAGATGGTGAGCAATCACGCGATTTCATTTACGTGAAAGACTTAGCTGAAGCAAACTGCCTCGCCCTAACCGCTGCTACAAATAACGTCCTTAATATTTCTTCCAATGAGAGCACTACGGTTAATGAACTTGTAGAGGTCTTTAAGAAAGCACATGGAAACGTTGAAGTAATCGTGCAGCACACTGCTGAACGCAAAGGAGATATTAAACACAGTATTCTTGCTAATCAAAAGGCGAAACAAGCATTGCAATGGCAGCCTGAGTACTCCATTCACGAAGGCATTCAACAGCTAATTCATCAAAGCTAG
- a CDS encoding M14 family metallopeptidase: MRKAVAWLIILMMIVPTSMISANSPEYVTLELLEDVPLKHENWGTMTLLKGTTIYGQAENDGYLVQYYNDHVDLNNEMVKVVETGVTDDYAQYEEQTYLQEVVSEKQVIVSKSGEELGHIASQEELYYVEGNRNTIQIGNKMFHVKPDESASNEGTSGKQAEESGSEEASETKGSSTPEKPSSTEDSNVEEAPNTNQQKTVVEEEQEGEPSKEVSVADASNVQSEDVSASAAPEVNSTEVTFEETDVFEVTSSYINVYVRENGSLTSVGRLEQGEIFERTADYGSWHKLRVGNQTAYVWAPATKAVANEGALSTTNTVGNREVLIVEDAPIFATSNPKSDLYVGILSKGTEVTYLSKESGMYKVNVGNREVYLEEEYITEPFVNSDAYFKVNQDNVGLYERTGEGLVAIGQLENGEVYQRVASYGSWHKVKVGSKVAFVWARATSPVEKPNVPFTNEAGSLKATLVSDASVYDNSSGSLEYIGELQEGTEMSYISKFGNWYKVNFNNRTAYIYGSAVKTSFTKADSYFRVDTDNVTLYESDGGQLTSIGKLSKGQVYERLGQTGGWHRVRVGNDIGYVWASATSPASGGTNSYISNVGSLQGELVSDVTVYDNSSGKLVEIGVLYKGMELAYLEKVGSWYKVNFNNRVGYVYKSGVKENFAGDYFRVTNNHTTLYKRENGSLKEVGQLQNNTVYKRVADYGSWHKIRIGKTTGYIWENATEPSSKADMRSEQQQKSTGIRFSINQDVTVYDNSSGSLKPIGTLWSGEQYNMVSTSGAWVEVDYLNKKGYIYKPALSIQSIDLVNPNKTYSYQQMRTDLYELRNSYPDLVELITIGKSEDGRELFALKLGKGKEEVMFNGSHHAREHMTTNVLMEMIDQYASSYTKNQSFDGYPTRTILNETSMWFVPMLNPDGVTLVQQGYRSANNSSAVLALNGFSYDFSSWKANINGVDLNRQYPADWANIRNNASGPTYKNYKGRAPLTESEARALYDFTYQHDFQTTVAYHSSGEIIYWYFNQPSSTYSRDLRLANQVSDITGYSLVAAKPNPSGGGYTDWFVQDKRLPGLTIEISPYTYEQPVPQKYWSRIWRQNRSIGLFIAEEVTER; encoded by the coding sequence GTGCGAAAAGCTGTTGCTTGGCTGATTATTCTGATGATGATTGTTCCAACTTCAATGATATCAGCCAATTCGCCGGAGTATGTGACGCTTGAACTTTTAGAAGATGTGCCCCTTAAGCATGAGAATTGGGGAACTATGACCCTTCTAAAAGGGACAACAATTTATGGACAAGCTGAGAATGATGGGTATCTTGTGCAATACTACAACGATCATGTCGACCTAAATAACGAGATGGTTAAAGTGGTTGAAACAGGTGTTACGGATGACTATGCACAGTACGAAGAGCAAACATACCTACAAGAGGTAGTTTCAGAGAAGCAAGTCATAGTTTCAAAGAGTGGAGAAGAATTAGGCCATATTGCTTCACAAGAAGAATTGTATTACGTAGAAGGTAATCGTAATACAATTCAAATCGGAAACAAAATGTTCCATGTGAAGCCGGACGAATCCGCTTCTAATGAAGGGACGAGTGGGAAGCAGGCAGAAGAATCGGGAAGTGAAGAGGCATCGGAAACGAAGGGGTCTTCCACACCTGAAAAACCATCCTCTACAGAAGATTCTAATGTAGAAGAAGCACCTAATACAAATCAACAAAAAACTGTTGTTGAGGAAGAGCAAGAAGGTGAACCTTCTAAGGAGGTATCCGTAGCTGACGCTTCTAATGTCCAATCTGAAGATGTAAGTGCCAGTGCGGCACCTGAAGTGAATTCTACAGAGGTGACTTTTGAGGAAACGGATGTATTTGAGGTTACATCATCATATATTAACGTATATGTTCGTGAAAATGGTTCGTTAACTAGCGTTGGCCGGTTAGAACAAGGCGAAATATTTGAACGAACTGCGGATTATGGAAGTTGGCATAAGTTGCGAGTAGGGAATCAAACAGCATACGTTTGGGCACCTGCTACGAAAGCTGTAGCTAATGAAGGCGCTCTATCTACGACGAATACAGTAGGAAATCGTGAAGTGTTGATTGTCGAAGATGCACCAATCTTTGCGACCTCTAACCCAAAGAGTGATTTGTACGTTGGAATACTAAGTAAGGGAACAGAGGTTACTTACCTTTCGAAAGAATCAGGGATGTATAAAGTGAATGTTGGAAATCGAGAAGTTTATTTGGAAGAAGAGTACATAACTGAACCTTTTGTAAATTCTGATGCATACTTTAAGGTGAACCAAGATAATGTAGGGTTGTATGAAAGAACTGGGGAAGGCCTTGTTGCTATTGGTCAATTGGAGAATGGAGAGGTATACCAGCGAGTTGCTTCCTATGGGAGTTGGCATAAGGTAAAGGTAGGGAGCAAAGTGGCTTTTGTATGGGCAAGAGCTACAAGCCCCGTTGAGAAACCTAATGTTCCTTTCACAAATGAAGCTGGAAGTTTGAAAGCTACACTTGTGTCCGATGCGAGTGTCTATGATAATTCTTCTGGTTCTTTGGAATATATAGGAGAACTGCAAGAAGGAACAGAGATGAGCTATATCTCTAAATTCGGTAATTGGTATAAGGTTAACTTTAACAACCGTACGGCCTACATATATGGAAGTGCTGTGAAGACAAGCTTTACTAAAGCAGATTCCTACTTCAGAGTCGACACGGATAATGTAACGTTATATGAAAGTGATGGTGGTCAATTAACATCCATCGGTAAGTTGAGCAAGGGGCAAGTGTATGAAAGGTTAGGTCAAACTGGCGGGTGGCATCGTGTACGTGTAGGCAATGACATTGGCTATGTATGGGCGAGTGCTACAAGTCCTGCAAGTGGAGGTACGAACAGCTACATTTCGAACGTAGGGAGCCTTCAAGGTGAGCTTGTTTCAGATGTGACCGTTTATGATAATTCTAGCGGCAAACTCGTGGAAATCGGTGTTCTCTATAAGGGGATGGAGCTTGCGTACCTTGAAAAAGTAGGGAGTTGGTACAAAGTAAACTTCAACAACCGTGTTGGCTATGTTTACAAGAGTGGAGTAAAAGAGAATTTCGCAGGCGACTACTTCCGTGTCACGAATAATCACACAACCCTTTATAAAAGAGAGAATGGTTCACTTAAAGAGGTTGGCCAACTGCAGAACAACACGGTATACAAAAGAGTAGCAGACTATGGTAGCTGGCACAAAATACGTATTGGGAAAACAACTGGTTACATATGGGAAAATGCCACGGAGCCTTCTAGTAAAGCTGATATGAGGAGTGAGCAACAACAGAAGTCGACGGGAATTCGTTTCAGTATTAACCAAGATGTAACGGTGTATGATAACTCTTCTGGTAGCTTAAAGCCTATTGGCACGCTATGGAGCGGCGAACAATATAACATGGTAAGCACTTCGGGAGCCTGGGTGGAAGTAGATTATCTAAACAAGAAAGGATACATTTATAAACCTGCACTCTCTATTCAATCTATAGACTTGGTGAACCCGAATAAGACTTATTCTTATCAACAAATGAGAACAGATTTATACGAATTAAGGAACAGTTATCCTGATTTGGTCGAACTCATAACGATTGGAAAATCAGAAGACGGTAGAGAGCTTTTCGCATTGAAGCTTGGGAAAGGCAAAGAAGAAGTGATGTTTAACGGCTCCCACCATGCCAGAGAGCATATGACGACGAATGTATTGATGGAGATGATTGATCAATACGCAAGTTCTTATACGAAGAATCAATCCTTTGATGGGTATCCGACAAGAACGATTTTAAATGAGACGTCTATGTGGTTTGTTCCTATGCTTAATCCGGATGGTGTGACACTAGTCCAACAAGGTTACCGTTCGGCTAATAATTCAAGTGCTGTATTAGCTTTAAATGGGTTTAGTTACGACTTCTCTTCCTGGAAAGCGAATATTAATGGAGTTGACTTAAACCGTCAATATCCAGCAGATTGGGCGAACATTCGAAACAATGCATCAGGCCCAACCTATAAAAACTATAAGGGTCGAGCTCCGTTGACTGAAAGTGAAGCGCGGGCGCTTTATGACTTTACCTATCAACACGATTTCCAGACGACAGTAGCATATCACTCGTCCGGAGAAATTATTTATTGGTATTTTAATCAACCTTCTAGTACGTATTCGAGAGATTTGAGACTTGCGAACCAAGTGTCTGACATTACGGGATATAGTTTAGTCGCTGCAAAACCCAACCCAAGTGGGGGTGGGTACACCGATTGGTTTGTACAAGATAAGAGATTGCCAGGATTAACAATCGAAATCTCTCCATACACGTACGAGCAGCCAGTGCCACAGAAATACTGGAGTCGTATTTGGAGACAGAACAGATCAATTGGTTTGTTCATCGCTGAAGAAGTTACTGAGCGATAG
- a CDS encoding tyrosine-protein phosphatase: protein MIEISCHILDENKDVQENMDASLKVAREAVKAGITSVIATPNYEGLHIDNYKERIHEQVSLLNEMLDVAGIPLSVLPGEEVNVNAEIVNKLHLGRLITMNSTNYVFIAIPKNSVPLHMHDMLFDLQINGYIPVITQPERNKEIQSNPNKLYDLVKNGAKTVVSTHSLLGHRGRKGQKLVEKLIEADLIHLLTCDVSLSNKSKFNLKEASEYLAKKFGDQTKNMFTDNARKLVAGEHFGLNQPKRIVKKTPFAFLR from the coding sequence ATGATTGAGATTAGTTGCCATATTCTTGATGAAAACAAAGACGTACAAGAAAACATGGATGCAAGCTTAAAGGTTGCGCGTGAAGCTGTCAAAGCCGGTATTACATCTGTGATTGCGACCCCGAACTATGAAGGATTACATATAGACAACTATAAAGAGAGAATCCATGAACAAGTTTCTCTGTTGAATGAGATGCTTGACGTAGCGGGTATTCCCCTAAGCGTTTTGCCGGGCGAAGAGGTTAATGTAAATGCGGAAATTGTGAACAAACTCCATTTAGGTAGATTAATTACTATGAACAGTACGAATTATGTGTTTATCGCGATTCCAAAGAATAGCGTACCACTTCATATGCATGATATGCTTTTCGATTTACAGATTAATGGATATATTCCTGTTATTACTCAGCCTGAACGAAATAAGGAAATTCAATCAAATCCTAATAAATTATATGATCTCGTAAAAAATGGTGCTAAAACTGTTGTTAGTACACATTCTTTGTTGGGACATAGAGGTAGAAAAGGGCAGAAGCTTGTTGAGAAATTAATTGAAGCGGACTTGATTCATCTGTTGACATGTGACGTATCATTATCTAACAAATCTAAATTCAACTTAAAAGAAGCCTCTGAATATCTTGCGAAAAAGTTCGGTGACCAAACGAAGAACATGTTCACAGACAATGCACGGAAACTTGTTGCAGGAGAACATTTCGGGTTAAATCAGCCTAAACGAATTGTAAAGAAAACTCCATTTGCTTTCCTAAGATAA
- a CDS encoding 7-cyano-7-deazaguanine synthase translates to MIYNVLWTGGWDSTYRVLNLVLDQGATIQPYYVNDPVRPSTEMEKKTIEKIKRLVVELDPSKEGHIKETIEIRKEDIPQNEEITALYHKLANSKWRLGDQYDWLPRYVHSSGIEKLELSIHNGDKAREIIIQDVVKVEDGNDSYYVLKEAVSMQEFKIFKDFRFPLLDITKLQMEENAKQRGYAHIMEETWFCHTPRKDGKSCGLCNPCKYAMEEGLGRRVTTPSTIDKLQYKAFKVRRKLKKIFN, encoded by the coding sequence ATGATATATAACGTTTTATGGACTGGTGGATGGGATTCCACATACCGTGTGTTAAATTTAGTTTTAGATCAAGGGGCTACAATCCAACCGTACTATGTAAATGATCCCGTACGCCCTTCCACAGAAATGGAAAAGAAGACGATTGAGAAAATAAAGCGTTTGGTAGTAGAGCTTGATCCGTCGAAGGAGGGACATATTAAAGAAACGATTGAAATCCGAAAAGAGGATATTCCGCAAAACGAAGAGATTACCGCCCTTTATCACAAGCTGGCAAACTCCAAGTGGAGATTGGGAGACCAGTATGATTGGTTACCGAGGTATGTGCATTCGTCAGGAATCGAAAAGCTTGAGCTTTCCATTCATAATGGAGATAAGGCAAGAGAAATTATCATTCAAGATGTGGTTAAAGTAGAAGATGGCAACGATTCATACTATGTATTAAAAGAGGCTGTATCTATGCAGGAGTTTAAGATCTTTAAGGACTTTCGTTTTCCGTTATTAGATATAACGAAGCTTCAGATGGAAGAGAACGCGAAGCAACGTGGGTATGCACATATCATGGAGGAAACATGGTTCTGTCACACACCTAGAAAAGATGGAAAATCCTGCGGCCTATGTAATCCATGTAAGTACGCAATGGAAGAAGGTCTCGGACGAAGAGTCACCACACCATCAACGATTGATAAGTTGCAATACAAGGCCTTTAAGGTAAGGAGAAAACTGAAAAAAATCTTTAACTGA
- a CDS encoding glycosyltransferase family 4 protein, whose product MSIYIKSLEKFQSEHYELSFFDTTAKKEDQIAKLLFNLTFLIRFIFCLLAQKPKVAHIHTAGYRSFQRSQWMLRCTRLLNIKCIMHIHSGKFIDFYSESPAQKQASIKKTLHELDQVVVLSQSWKKIFMDTFELADNRVEVVPNAIFIDQFKECRSTSKYETDTKQILFIGSLNKGKGINDLIELAKSLQEDKSIKFLVAGDGPLRGEIETQTNQHQLNIELLGQVSGERKQQIFKKANVFLLPSYFEAMPISIIEAMASGMTILSTTVGSIPDMVHEGQGGYLFSPGKVEEMRRTVQHLDLEEIKRMGQYNLEEAAHYDFDQLNRNLEQLYASILK is encoded by the coding sequence ATGTCAATTTATATAAAAAGTCTGGAGAAATTCCAGAGCGAACATTACGAACTCAGCTTCTTTGATACAACTGCAAAGAAAGAGGACCAAATAGCAAAACTACTGTTTAACCTGACGTTCCTCATTCGTTTCATCTTTTGTTTACTCGCACAAAAACCTAAAGTCGCACACATTCATACGGCAGGATATCGTTCTTTCCAAAGAAGCCAATGGATGCTACGTTGCACACGCTTGCTGAATATAAAATGCATTATGCACATTCATAGCGGTAAATTTATTGACTTCTATTCAGAGAGCCCTGCCCAAAAACAAGCCTCCATAAAAAAAACATTGCACGAGCTAGATCAGGTGGTCGTACTTTCACAGTCGTGGAAGAAAATCTTCATGGACACATTTGAACTAGCAGACAATAGAGTTGAGGTGGTTCCAAACGCTATCTTTATTGATCAGTTTAAAGAATGCAGATCCACGAGCAAGTATGAAACAGATACAAAGCAGATATTATTTATTGGAAGCTTGAATAAAGGTAAAGGGATTAACGACTTAATCGAACTTGCCAAGAGTTTGCAGGAAGACAAGTCAATCAAATTCCTTGTTGCAGGAGACGGTCCGCTTCGGGGAGAGATCGAGACACAGACCAATCAACATCAATTAAACATTGAACTGCTAGGCCAAGTCTCAGGTGAGAGGAAACAACAGATTTTCAAGAAGGCGAACGTTTTCCTTCTTCCTTCTTATTTTGAGGCCATGCCAATTTCAATTATTGAAGCCATGGCTTCAGGTATGACCATCCTTTCTACTACAGTTGGAAGCATTCCAGACATGGTACATGAAGGGCAAGGGGGATATCTCTTCTCTCCGGGGAAAGTGGAGGAAATGAGACGTACTGTTCAACACCTTGATTTAGAAGAAATTAAGCGTATGGGCCAATACAACTTAGAAGAAGCAGCACATTACGATTTTGACCAATTAAATCGAAACCTTGAACAACTCTATGCTTCTATTTTGAAGTAG